The following are from one region of the Coffea eugenioides isolate CCC68of chromosome 2, Ceug_1.0, whole genome shotgun sequence genome:
- the LOC113762605 gene encoding pectin acetylesterase 9 isoform X3, which yields MNQNMLPTQLVIGCFIALSCAPWWVYSQNGDNRTLVNMTLVRNASVLGAYCLDGSLPAYHLDRGFGAGARNWLLQFEGGGWCNDIPSCLERARTHRGSTRFMNKLEVFSGILSNNASLNPDFYNWNRVKLRYCDGASFAGDAKFDNGTSLLYFRGQRIWRAIIQDLLPKGLGHARKALLSGCSAGGLASFLHCDNFANYLPKNTSVKCSSDAGFFLDERDISLNHSMRSFYEGLISLHGVEQNLDKSCTGSRYYPVQCFFPQYALKYIRTPFFVLNSAYDVYQFHHILVPPSADPKGHWYHCKLNPAACNAAQIRILQEKICFWH from the exons ATGAACCAAAATATGCTGCCGACTCAGCTCGTAATCGGCTGCTTTATCGCGCTATCATGCGCGCCATGGTGGGTATACTCGCAAAACGGGGACAACCGGACTTTGGTGAACATGACTCTTGTTCGAAACGCTTCGGTTCTTGGAGCCT ATTGCTTGGACGGAAGCTTGCCGGCTTATCATCTGGACAGAGGATTCGGAGCAGGGGCACGCAATTGGCTTCTGCAGTTCGAG GGTGGTGGATGGTGCAATGATATACCATCATGTTTGGAGAGAGCCAGAACTCATCGAGGTTCAACACGTTTCATGAACAAGTTGGAGGTCTTCTCCGGCATTCTAAGCAACAACGCCTCTTTAAACCCTG ATTTTTACAATTGGAACCGAGTTAAACTCAGATACTGTGATGGAGCCTCGTTTGCCGGAGATGCTAAGTTTGACAACGGG ACATCATTGCTTTATTTTAGAGGGCAAAGAATTTGGCGGGCGATTATTCAGGATCTTCTCCCAAAAGGATTGGGCCATGCAAGAAAG GCACTGTTATCTGGTTGCTCTGCTGGAGGTTTGGCGTCGTTTCTGCATTGTGATAACTTCGCAAATTATCTGCCAAAGAATACCAGCGTTAAATGCTCAAGTGATGCTGGATTTTTCTTGGACGA GAGAGACATCAGTTTGAACCACTCCATGAGGTCTTTCTACGAAGGCTTGATCTCTTTACAT GGGGTAGAACAGAATTTGGACAAAAGTTGCACAGGCTCTCGTTACTATCCAGTACAG TGCTTCTTCCCACAATATGCATTAAAATACATCAGAACACCATTTTTTGTCCTCAATTCAGCCTATGATGTATACCAA TTTCATCACATATTGGTGCCACCTTCTGCTGATCCCAAGGGACATTGGTACCACTGCAAGCTGAACCCAGCAGCATGCAATGCAGCCCAAATAAGAATTTTGCAAG AAAAGATATGCTTTTGGCATTGA
- the LOC113762605 gene encoding pectin acetylesterase 9 isoform X1, with protein sequence MNQNMLPTQLVIGCFIALSCAPWWVYSQNGDNRTLVNMTLVRNASVLGAYCLDGSLPAYHLDRGFGAGARNWLLQFEGGGWCNDIPSCLERARTHRGSTRFMNKLEVFSGILSNNASLNPDFYNWNRVKLRYCDGASFAGDAKFDNGTSLLYFRGQRIWRAIIQDLLPKGLGHARKALLSGCSAGGLASFLHCDNFANYLPKNTSVKCSSDAGFFLDERDISLNHSMRSFYEGLISLHGVEQNLDKSCTGSRYYPVQCFFPQYALKYIRTPFFVLNSAYDVYQFHHILVPPSADPKGHWYHCKLNPAACNAAQIRILQGFRKDMLLALSFFYRYSRRGGMFINSCFAHCQSESQETWFAADSPRVNNKSRSTKSYHRFSPPSLSLRGSISRCLKHTFQNSNWTVSSRP encoded by the exons ATGAACCAAAATATGCTGCCGACTCAGCTCGTAATCGGCTGCTTTATCGCGCTATCATGCGCGCCATGGTGGGTATACTCGCAAAACGGGGACAACCGGACTTTGGTGAACATGACTCTTGTTCGAAACGCTTCGGTTCTTGGAGCCT ATTGCTTGGACGGAAGCTTGCCGGCTTATCATCTGGACAGAGGATTCGGAGCAGGGGCACGCAATTGGCTTCTGCAGTTCGAG GGTGGTGGATGGTGCAATGATATACCATCATGTTTGGAGAGAGCCAGAACTCATCGAGGTTCAACACGTTTCATGAACAAGTTGGAGGTCTTCTCCGGCATTCTAAGCAACAACGCCTCTTTAAACCCTG ATTTTTACAATTGGAACCGAGTTAAACTCAGATACTGTGATGGAGCCTCGTTTGCCGGAGATGCTAAGTTTGACAACGGG ACATCATTGCTTTATTTTAGAGGGCAAAGAATTTGGCGGGCGATTATTCAGGATCTTCTCCCAAAAGGATTGGGCCATGCAAGAAAG GCACTGTTATCTGGTTGCTCTGCTGGAGGTTTGGCGTCGTTTCTGCATTGTGATAACTTCGCAAATTATCTGCCAAAGAATACCAGCGTTAAATGCTCAAGTGATGCTGGATTTTTCTTGGACGA GAGAGACATCAGTTTGAACCACTCCATGAGGTCTTTCTACGAAGGCTTGATCTCTTTACAT GGGGTAGAACAGAATTTGGACAAAAGTTGCACAGGCTCTCGTTACTATCCAGTACAG TGCTTCTTCCCACAATATGCATTAAAATACATCAGAACACCATTTTTTGTCCTCAATTCAGCCTATGATGTATACCAA TTTCATCACATATTGGTGCCACCTTCTGCTGATCCCAAGGGACATTGGTACCACTGCAAGCTGAACCCAGCAGCATGCAATGCAGCCCAAATAAGAATTTTGCAAG GATTCAGAAAAGATATGCTTTTGGCATTGAGTTTCTTCTACCGGTATTCCAGAAGAGGAGGGATGTTCATAAATTCTTGCTTTGCTCATTGTCAAAGCGAGTCGCAAGAAACATGGTTTGCTGCTGATTCTCCAAGAGTAAACAATAAG TCCAGGTCAACTAAGTCATACCACAGGTTTAGTCCTCCCTCTCTGTCTCTGCGTGGGTCTATCAGCAGATGCCTGAAACATACATTCCAAAATTCTAACTGGACAGTTTCTTCCAGACCATAG
- the LOC113762605 gene encoding pectin acetylesterase 9 isoform X2 — MNQNMLPTQLVIGCFIALSCAPWWVYSQNGDNRTLVNMTLVRNASVLGAYCLDGSLPAYHLDRGFGAGARNWLLQFEGGGWCNDIPSCLERARTHRGSTRFMNKLEVFSGILSNNASLNPDFYNWNRVKLRYCDGASFAGDAKFDNGTSLLYFRGQRIWRAIIQDLLPKGLGHARKALLSGCSAGGLASFLHCDNFANYLPKNTSVKCSSDAGFFLDERDISLNHSMRSFYEGLISLHGVEQNLDKSCTGSRYYPVQCFFPQYALKYIRTPFFVLNSAYDVYQFHHILVPPSADPKGHWYHCKLNPAACNAAQIRILQGFRKDMLLALSFFYRYSRRGGMFINSCFAHCQSESQETWFAADSPRVNNKTIAEAVGAWYFGRRVSKEIDCAYNCDHTCANLIG, encoded by the exons ATGAACCAAAATATGCTGCCGACTCAGCTCGTAATCGGCTGCTTTATCGCGCTATCATGCGCGCCATGGTGGGTATACTCGCAAAACGGGGACAACCGGACTTTGGTGAACATGACTCTTGTTCGAAACGCTTCGGTTCTTGGAGCCT ATTGCTTGGACGGAAGCTTGCCGGCTTATCATCTGGACAGAGGATTCGGAGCAGGGGCACGCAATTGGCTTCTGCAGTTCGAG GGTGGTGGATGGTGCAATGATATACCATCATGTTTGGAGAGAGCCAGAACTCATCGAGGTTCAACACGTTTCATGAACAAGTTGGAGGTCTTCTCCGGCATTCTAAGCAACAACGCCTCTTTAAACCCTG ATTTTTACAATTGGAACCGAGTTAAACTCAGATACTGTGATGGAGCCTCGTTTGCCGGAGATGCTAAGTTTGACAACGGG ACATCATTGCTTTATTTTAGAGGGCAAAGAATTTGGCGGGCGATTATTCAGGATCTTCTCCCAAAAGGATTGGGCCATGCAAGAAAG GCACTGTTATCTGGTTGCTCTGCTGGAGGTTTGGCGTCGTTTCTGCATTGTGATAACTTCGCAAATTATCTGCCAAAGAATACCAGCGTTAAATGCTCAAGTGATGCTGGATTTTTCTTGGACGA GAGAGACATCAGTTTGAACCACTCCATGAGGTCTTTCTACGAAGGCTTGATCTCTTTACAT GGGGTAGAACAGAATTTGGACAAAAGTTGCACAGGCTCTCGTTACTATCCAGTACAG TGCTTCTTCCCACAATATGCATTAAAATACATCAGAACACCATTTTTTGTCCTCAATTCAGCCTATGATGTATACCAA TTTCATCACATATTGGTGCCACCTTCTGCTGATCCCAAGGGACATTGGTACCACTGCAAGCTGAACCCAGCAGCATGCAATGCAGCCCAAATAAGAATTTTGCAAG GATTCAGAAAAGATATGCTTTTGGCATTGAGTTTCTTCTACCGGTATTCCAGAAGAGGAGGGATGTTCATAAATTCTTGCTTTGCTCATTGTCAAAGCGAGTCGCAAGAAACATGGTTTGCTGCTGATTCTCCAAGAGTAAACAATAAG ACCATAGCGGAGGCAGTGGGAGCCTGGTACTTTGGAAGAAGGGTCAGCAAGGAAATTGATTGTGCATATAATTGCGACCATACTTGCGCGAACTTGATCGGATAA